The proteins below are encoded in one region of Rhizobacter sp.:
- a CDS encoding class I SAM-dependent methyltransferase: MTLAASPWVQRWSHLVPAGATVLDVACGSGRHVHWFAQRGCRVTAVDRDAAAVEPLRSLADVVVADIEGGPWPFDGRRFDAVVVTNYLWRALLPTIVDCVAEGGVLLYETFADGNQTVGKPSRPDFLLEPGELLRAANGLRVVAYEDGFLDTPERFVQRITALRPASAGDPHPRHLLTPGPVTSGS; the protein is encoded by the coding sequence ATGACGCTCGCGGCTTCACCCTGGGTGCAGCGCTGGTCGCACCTGGTGCCGGCCGGCGCCACGGTGCTCGACGTGGCCTGTGGCTCGGGGCGGCACGTGCACTGGTTCGCTCAGCGCGGCTGCCGCGTCACCGCGGTGGACCGCGATGCCGCCGCCGTCGAACCCCTGCGTTCCTTGGCCGACGTGGTCGTCGCCGACATCGAAGGTGGGCCGTGGCCGTTCGACGGCCGTCGCTTCGATGCCGTCGTCGTCACCAACTACCTCTGGCGCGCCTTGCTGCCCACCATCGTCGACTGCGTGGCCGAAGGCGGCGTGCTGCTCTACGAGACCTTCGCCGACGGCAACCAGACGGTCGGCAAGCCGTCGCGGCCCGATTTCCTGCTCGAGCCGGGGGAGTTGCTGCGGGCCGCAAACGGCCTGCGCGTCGTTGCCTATGAAGACGGCTTTCTCGATACCCCCGAGCGCTTCGTGCAGCGCATCACGGCCCTGCGGCCGGCGAGCGCAGGTGACCCTCATCCACGCCATCTGCTGACGCCTGGGCCGGTGACGTCGGGCAGCTAA
- the dapA gene encoding 4-hydroxy-tetrahydrodipicolinate synthase, translated as MKPIVGSIVALVTPMQEDGSVDYDALRSLIDWHIAEGTDCIGVVGTTGESPTVSVEEHCEIIRVAVQHAKGRVPIMAGTGGNSTREAIELSRFAKEVGADCTLSVVPYYNKPSQDGIYAHFKAIAEAVDVPMVLYNVPGRTVADMLPETTLRLAQVPGVIGIKEATGNIERACQLIKQAPKGFSIYSGDDPTAIALMLLGGHGNVSVTANVAPRAMHELCKAALAGQVREATAIHLKLLGLHKNLFVESSPTPTKWALSRLGRCGATVRLPILPLSPAGQSAVEQALREAGLL; from the coding sequence ATGAAACCCATCGTTGGCAGCATCGTGGCGCTCGTCACGCCCATGCAGGAAGACGGCAGCGTCGACTATGACGCGCTGCGCAGCCTGATCGACTGGCACATCGCCGAAGGCACCGATTGCATTGGCGTGGTCGGCACCACCGGCGAGTCGCCCACGGTGTCGGTCGAAGAGCACTGCGAAATCATTCGCGTCGCCGTCCAGCACGCCAAGGGCCGCGTGCCCATCATGGCCGGCACTGGCGGCAACTCCACGCGCGAGGCGATCGAGCTCTCGCGCTTTGCGAAAGAGGTGGGCGCCGATTGCACGCTGTCGGTCGTGCCCTACTACAACAAGCCCTCGCAAGACGGCATCTACGCGCACTTCAAGGCGATCGCCGAAGCGGTCGACGTGCCGATGGTGCTGTACAACGTGCCCGGCCGCACCGTGGCCGACATGCTGCCCGAGACCACGCTGCGCCTGGCGCAGGTGCCCGGCGTCATCGGCATCAAGGAAGCCACCGGCAACATCGAGCGCGCCTGCCAGCTGATCAAGCAGGCACCCAAGGGTTTCTCGATCTACTCGGGCGACGACCCGACCGCCATCGCGCTGATGCTGCTCGGCGGCCACGGCAACGTGAGCGTCACCGCGAACGTGGCGCCGCGTGCGATGCACGAGCTGTGCAAGGCGGCGCTGGCTGGCCAGGTGCGCGAGGCCACGGCCATCCACCTGAAGCTGCTGGGCCTGCACAAGAACCTGTTCGTCGAATCCAGCCCGACGCCTACCAAGTGGGCTCTGTCGCGCCTGGGCCGCTGCGGGGCCACCGTGCGCCTGCCCATCCTGCCTTTGAGCCCGGCCGGCCAGTCCGCCGTGGAACAAGCACTGCGCGAAGCGGGTCTGTTGTGA
- the bamC gene encoding outer membrane protein assembly factor BamC produces MFNVIRVPIRVPIGSLATATALLCTLTACSSLDSAVSGDKVDYRTAKTKATPLEVPPDLTQLAVDPRYAPTAGVISAAQLQQPGVAASAPVTNQVAPTALGDVRLERQGNLRFLSTNIPTDQLWPLLQEFWKERGLALTVDQPEVGVMETVWAENRAKLSDDIIRKTIGKVFDSLYDTGERDKYRTRVERSERGTDIYISHRGMEEVYANQLKDQTTWKPRPSDPTLEGEMLSRLMIKLGAKGEAAKAAMAQAAATSAASTAARARTLSGRPAATLQLDESFDRAWRRVGLALDRSGFTVEDRDRAQGLYFVRYVDPAQAGKEEPGFFAKLFTDAKLTGPIRYRVNVKAEGEVSTVSVYDAKGQPENGDAGQRIVKLLVDDLK; encoded by the coding sequence ATGTTCAACGTGATTCGTGTTCCCATTCGTGTCCCCATCGGTTCGCTGGCCACCGCCACGGCCCTGCTGTGCACCCTGACCGCCTGCTCCTCGCTCGACAGCGCAGTCTCCGGTGACAAGGTCGACTACCGCACGGCCAAGACCAAGGCCACGCCACTCGAAGTGCCGCCCGACCTGACCCAGCTCGCCGTCGATCCGCGCTACGCCCCCACCGCCGGCGTCATCAGCGCCGCCCAGCTCCAGCAGCCCGGCGTGGCGGCTTCGGCGCCGGTCACCAACCAGGTGGCGCCCACCGCGCTGGGCGACGTGCGCCTGGAGCGCCAGGGCAACCTGCGCTTCCTCAGCACCAACATCCCGACCGACCAGCTCTGGCCGCTGCTGCAGGAATTCTGGAAGGAGCGTGGCCTCGCGCTCACCGTCGACCAGCCCGAGGTCGGCGTGATGGAAACCGTGTGGGCCGAGAACCGCGCGAAGCTGTCCGACGACATCATCCGCAAGACCATCGGCAAGGTGTTCGACTCGCTCTACGACACCGGCGAGCGCGACAAGTACCGCACCCGCGTCGAGCGCAGCGAGCGTGGCACCGACATCTACATCTCGCACCGCGGCATGGAAGAGGTCTACGCCAACCAGCTGAAAGACCAGACCACCTGGAAGCCCCGCCCCAGCGACCCGACGCTCGAGGGCGAGATGCTCTCGCGCCTGATGATCAAGCTCGGTGCCAAGGGTGAAGCGGCCAAGGCCGCGATGGCACAGGCCGCCGCGACCTCCGCGGCCAGCACCGCGGCCCGCGCCCGCACCCTCAGCGGCCGCCCCGCAGCGACCCTGCAGCTCGACGAAAGCTTCGACCGCGCATGGCGTCGTGTCGGCCTCGCACTCGACCGCAGCGGCTTCACGGTGGAAGACCGCGACCGCGCGCAAGGCCTCTACTTCGTGCGTTACGTCGACCCGGCCCAGGCCGGCAAGGAAGAGCCCGGCTTCTTCGCAAAGCTCTTCACCGATGCGAAGCTGACCGGCCCCATCCGCTACCGCGTCAACGTGAAGGCCGAAGGCGAGGTCAGCACCGTGTCGGTGTACGACGCCAAGGGCCAGCCGGAAAACGGCGACGCCGGCCAACGCATCGTCAAGCTGCTGGTCGACGACCTGAAGTAA
- a CDS encoding MBL fold metallo-hydrolase, producing MRFCSLGSGSSGNATLIEASAGITTTRVLVDCGFSLRELERRLAVRGLTADDIDAVFVTHEHGDHVGCAFHLARKHQVPVWTSRGTWRAIGQPELPDGLLHFARDLSPIRLGDVELTPYTVPHDAHEPLQLRASDGAVSLGVLTDAGCATPHLLAQLQRCEALLLECNHDRTLLANSAYPASLKARIGGRLGHLANDTSAEILASCLHAGLKHLVAAHLSERNNRPDLAQAALAAVVGGAPADIVVADPARGVDWLAL from the coding sequence ATGCGCTTCTGCAGCCTCGGCAGCGGCAGCTCGGGCAACGCCACGCTGATCGAGGCCAGTGCCGGCATCACGACCACGCGGGTGCTGGTCGATTGCGGCTTTTCCTTGCGCGAACTCGAGCGCCGCCTGGCCGTGCGCGGCCTCACCGCCGACGACATCGATGCCGTCTTCGTGACCCACGAGCATGGCGACCACGTCGGTTGCGCGTTCCACCTCGCCCGCAAGCACCAGGTGCCGGTGTGGACAAGCCGCGGCACCTGGCGCGCCATCGGCCAGCCCGAGCTGCCGGACGGCTTGCTGCACTTCGCGCGCGACTTGAGCCCCATCCGGCTCGGCGATGTGGAGTTGACCCCCTACACGGTGCCGCACGATGCGCACGAGCCGTTGCAGCTGCGTGCGAGCGACGGTGCAGTGAGCCTGGGTGTGCTGACCGACGCCGGCTGTGCCACGCCCCACCTGCTGGCGCAGCTGCAGCGCTGCGAGGCCCTGCTGCTGGAGTGCAACCACGACCGCACCCTGCTCGCGAACTCGGCCTACCCTGCGTCACTGAAAGCCCGCATCGGCGGGCGACTCGGCCACCTGGCCAACGACACCTCGGCGGAGATCCTCGCCAGCTGCCTGCATGCCGGACTCAAGCACCTCGTGGCCGCACACCTCAGCGAGCGCAACAACCGGCCCGACCTGGCGCAGGCCGCCCTGGCGGCGGTGGTCGGTGGCGCACCTGCAGACATCGTCGTGGCCGACCCCGCCCGAGGAGTCGACTGGCTCGCGCTCTGA
- a CDS encoding cupin domain-containing protein has product MTITEPMTLLGGLSPAQFMRRHWQKRPLLIRQAVPGLTSFVSRAELFELAGQEGVESRVIAHTGKAWTLRHGPFARRSLPPVSRPAWTLLVQGLDTHLDAAHEVLSRFRFVPDARLDDLMVSWASDGGGVGPHVDSYDVFLLQIHGRRRWRIAPPGDATLVEGVPLKILKHFAPQDDWVLEPGDMLYLPPGWGHDGVAVGECMTASIGFRAAGRAELRDEVLQRMLDASERPDPDPLYRDPKQPATQQPALIPGALRDFAAREIARWLAEPQALACALGEVLSEPKPSVWFDTGEPLAAGQGVQLDRRTRMMYDDRHVFINGEAFRAAGRDATLMRRLADERTLPAARIAALSDDARELLDQWAQAGWLHPLPD; this is encoded by the coding sequence ATGACGATCACCGAACCGATGACACTGCTGGGCGGTCTGTCGCCCGCGCAATTCATGCGCCGCCATTGGCAAAAGCGGCCTTTGCTGATCCGCCAGGCGGTGCCGGGCCTCACCTCGTTCGTGAGCCGGGCCGAGCTGTTCGAGCTGGCCGGACAGGAGGGCGTGGAGTCGCGCGTGATCGCCCACACGGGCAAGGCCTGGACGCTCCGGCACGGGCCGTTTGCGCGCCGCTCGCTGCCGCCCGTCTCCCGGCCGGCCTGGACCCTGCTCGTGCAGGGGCTCGACACCCACCTCGATGCGGCGCACGAGGTTCTCTCGCGCTTTCGTTTCGTGCCCGACGCGCGGCTCGACGACCTGATGGTGTCGTGGGCGAGTGATGGGGGCGGTGTCGGGCCGCACGTCGATTCCTACGACGTCTTCCTGCTGCAGATCCACGGTCGGCGCCGCTGGCGCATCGCCCCGCCGGGCGATGCGACGCTGGTGGAGGGTGTGCCGCTCAAGATCCTCAAGCACTTCGCCCCGCAGGACGACTGGGTGCTCGAACCCGGCGACATGCTGTACCTGCCTCCCGGCTGGGGCCACGATGGAGTGGCCGTCGGCGAGTGCATGACGGCCTCGATCGGCTTCCGGGCGGCGGGCCGCGCCGAGCTGCGCGACGAAGTGCTGCAACGCATGCTGGATGCCAGCGAGCGCCCCGACCCCGATCCCCTGTACCGCGACCCGAAGCAGCCGGCGACGCAGCAGCCGGCGCTCATCCCCGGTGCGCTGCGCGATTTCGCCGCGCGCGAGATCGCACGTTGGCTGGCCGAACCGCAAGCCCTGGCCTGTGCGCTCGGTGAAGTGCTGAGCGAGCCCAAGCCTTCGGTGTGGTTCGACACGGGTGAGCCGCTGGCCGCAGGGCAGGGCGTGCAGCTGGATCGCCGCACCCGGATGATGTATGACGATCGTCATGTCTTCATCAACGGCGAAGCGTTTCGCGCCGCGGGGCGTGACGCCACCCTCATGCGCCGCCTCGCCGACGAGCGCACCTTGCCGGCCGCCCGGATTGCAGCGCTCAGCGATGACGCCCGAGAATTGCTCGACCAGTGGGCGCAGGCCGGCTGGCTGCACCCGCTCCCCGACTGA
- a CDS encoding peptidylprolyl isomerase, which translates to MLISAPCVVSLTWRLEDAQGQLIDELTAPVEFFFGGDDLLAKVEEALDGQEAGFQTKLHLEPEHAFGDYNPELVFFEPMSVFDDKVQPGMQFEGPPENATTEGLQADAIYTVTEVYPEHVVLDGNHPLAGIALRLDVTVRDVREATEDEIEAGSVSEPGISILHTAPGGSDLH; encoded by the coding sequence ATGCTCATTTCCGCCCCCTGCGTCGTCAGCCTCACGTGGCGACTCGAAGATGCCCAAGGCCAGTTGATCGACGAACTCACCGCGCCGGTCGAGTTCTTTTTCGGGGGCGATGACCTGCTGGCCAAGGTCGAGGAAGCGCTCGACGGGCAGGAAGCCGGCTTCCAGACCAAGCTGCACCTCGAGCCCGAGCATGCCTTCGGCGACTACAACCCCGAGCTGGTGTTCTTTGAGCCGATGTCGGTGTTCGACGACAAGGTCCAGCCGGGCATGCAGTTCGAAGGCCCGCCCGAAAACGCGACGACCGAAGGCCTGCAGGCCGATGCGATCTACACCGTCACCGAGGTCTACCCCGAGCACGTGGTGCTCGACGGCAACCACCCGCTGGCCGGCATTGCGCTGCGCCTCGACGTGACCGTGCGCGACGTGCGCGAAGCCACCGAAGACGAGATCGAAGCCGGCAGCGTGAGCGAGCCCGGCATCAGCATCCTGCACACCGCGCCGGGCGGATCAGACCTTCACTGA
- the dut gene encoding dUTP diphosphatase: MTTIDLKVLDARMAEQLPAYATPGSAGLDLRACLDAPLVLEPGQTQLIPTGLAIHVADPGLAAIILPRSGLGHKHGIVLGNLVGLIDSDYQGQLMVSCWNRGQAAFTIQPMERIAQLVVVPVVQAKFNVVDEFGASDRGAGGFGSTGKH, translated from the coding sequence ATGACCACGATCGATTTGAAAGTGCTCGACGCCCGCATGGCCGAGCAACTGCCCGCCTACGCCACGCCCGGAAGCGCCGGCCTCGACCTGCGAGCCTGCCTCGATGCGCCGCTTGTGCTCGAGCCGGGCCAGACGCAGCTCATCCCCACGGGCCTGGCCATCCACGTGGCCGACCCGGGCCTCGCGGCCATCATCCTTCCGCGCTCGGGCCTCGGCCACAAGCACGGCATCGTGCTCGGCAACCTGGTCGGCCTGATCGATTCCGACTACCAGGGCCAGCTGATGGTGAGCTGCTGGAACCGCGGGCAGGCCGCGTTCACCATCCAGCCGATGGAGCGCATCGCGCAGCTGGTGGTGGTGCCGGTGGTGCAGGCGAAATTCAACGTGGTCGACGAGTTCGGCGCGTCGGACCGCGGGGCCGGTGGGTTTGGCTCCACCGGCAAGCACTGA
- the coaBC gene encoding bifunctional phosphopantothenoylcysteine decarboxylase/phosphopantothenate--cysteine ligase CoaBC has translation MSTPLDLQGRHIVLGLSGGIACYKSAELARALIKAGATVQVVMSEAAEQFITAVTMQALTNRHVYTSQWDTREPNAMAHINLTRNADAVLIAPASADLMAKLVQGRADELLSLLCLARPIERCPLLLAPAMNREMWAHPATQRNAAQLKADGATILGPGNGDQACGEIGDGRMLEPDELVAELAAFFVPKVLRGQRVLITAGPTFEPIDPVRGITNLSSGKMGFAIARAAQEAGAEVTLVAGPVHLPTPRGVQRIDVQTAQQMHDAVLPQAPQHSVFIATAAVADWRPASHSDQKIKKTGDKATPTFELTENPDILAAVAKLPKRPYCVGFAAESHDLLKHAREKLTRKNVPLIVGNLGPATFGRDDNQLVLVDAQGHRELPRADKLSLARALVNEISQRLSSKSA, from the coding sequence ATGAGCACACCCCTCGATTTGCAAGGCCGGCACATCGTTCTCGGCCTGAGTGGCGGCATCGCCTGCTACAAGAGCGCCGAGCTGGCCCGCGCGCTCATCAAGGCCGGCGCCACCGTGCAGGTCGTGATGAGCGAAGCCGCCGAGCAGTTCATCACCGCGGTCACGATGCAGGCGCTGACGAATCGCCACGTGTACACCAGCCAGTGGGACACGCGCGAGCCCAATGCGATGGCGCACATCAACCTCACGCGCAACGCCGATGCGGTGCTCATCGCGCCGGCCAGTGCCGACCTGATGGCCAAGCTCGTGCAGGGCCGCGCTGACGAGCTGCTGAGCCTCCTGTGCCTGGCCCGCCCCATCGAGCGCTGCCCCTTGCTGCTGGCCCCGGCGATGAACCGCGAGATGTGGGCGCACCCGGCGACCCAGCGCAACGCGGCGCAGCTCAAGGCCGATGGCGCCACCATCCTCGGCCCCGGCAACGGCGACCAGGCCTGTGGCGAGATCGGTGACGGCCGCATGCTCGAGCCCGATGAACTGGTGGCCGAGTTGGCGGCCTTCTTCGTGCCCAAGGTGCTGCGCGGCCAGCGCGTGCTGATCACCGCGGGGCCGACCTTCGAGCCCATCGACCCGGTGCGCGGCATCACCAATCTGTCGAGCGGCAAGATGGGCTTCGCGATCGCGCGCGCGGCGCAGGAAGCGGGCGCCGAGGTCACGCTGGTCGCCGGCCCGGTGCACCTGCCCACGCCGCGCGGTGTGCAGCGCATCGACGTGCAGACCGCGCAGCAGATGCACGACGCCGTGCTGCCGCAGGCGCCTCAGCACTCGGTGTTCATCGCCACCGCCGCCGTGGCCGACTGGCGGCCCGCCAGCCACTCCGACCAGAAGATCAAGAAGACCGGCGACAAGGCCACGCCCACCTTCGAGCTGACCGAGAACCCCGACATCCTGGCCGCCGTGGCCAAGTTGCCGAAGCGTCCCTACTGCGTGGGATTCGCGGCCGAGAGCCACGACCTGCTCAAGCACGCCCGCGAGAAGCTCACGCGCAAGAACGTGCCTCTCATCGTCGGCAACCTCGGCCCGGCCACCTTCGGCCGTGACGACAACCAGCTCGTCCTCGTCGACGCGCAAGGCCACCGCGAGCTGCCGCGCGCCGACAAGCTTTCTCTCGCCCGTGCGCTGGTCAACGAAATCTCCCAGCGCCTTTCCTCCAAGTCCGCATGA